One stretch of Miscanthus floridulus cultivar M001 chromosome 18, ASM1932011v1, whole genome shotgun sequence DNA includes these proteins:
- the LOC136522095 gene encoding uncharacterized protein has product MDFSAGSYFSSWPVNSASESYSLADGSVESYGGEGSMPPSSYFMTARSDHNIKFSVHEQDSTMLPNEQLTYAGAGQTDLLPGDTLSRDKLCENLLELQRLQNNSNLQSNLVAPGVLQHNSTPGVFHPQLNTTGLSELPHALSSSIDSNGSEVSAFLADVNAVSSAPTLCSAFQNASSFMEPVNLEAFSFQGAQSDSVLNKTSHPNGNISVFDSATLASLHDSKEFISGRLPSFASVQEANLASSGFKTQKQEQNAMCNVPIPAFTARNQMSVAATQGALIPQKIPSWINENKSEGPVSHPSDVQTQPNSAGNGVGEKPRVRARRGQATDPHSIAERLRREKISDRMKSLQGLVPNSNKADKASMLDEIIDYVKFLQLQVKVLSMSRLGAPGAVLPLLTESQTEVPNLLIFNFQESLKKVLLF; this is encoded by the exons ATGGACTTCTCAGCTGGTTCCTACTTCTCATCATGGCCTGTCAATTCTGCTTCTGAGAGCTACAGTTTGGCTGATGGTTCAGTGGAATCATATGGAGGAGAAGGAAGCATGCCACCTTCAAGCTATTTCATGACAGCTAGATCAGATCACAATATAAAATTCAGTGTGCATGAACAGGATTCCACTATGCTTCCAAATGAACAGTTGACCTATGCTGGTGCTGGCCAGACTGATCTGTTACCTGGTGATACTCTATCTAGGGATAAGCTTTGTGAAAATCTTCTGGAGCTTCAACGACTGCAGAATAACAGCAATCTGCAGAGTAATTTAGTGGCCCCAGGAGTGCTTCAGCACAATTCAACACCTGGGGTCTTTCATCCGCAGTTGAATACTACTGGACTTTCAGAACTACCTCATGCCTTATCTAGTTCAATTGATAGTAATGGAAGTGAAGTTTCTGCTTTTCTTGCTGATGTAAATGCTGTTTCTTCAGCCCCAACTTTGTGTTCCGCATTTCAAAATGCTTCTTCATTCATGGAACCAGTGAATCTAGAAGCTTTCAGTTTTCAAGGGGCACAAAGTGATTCTGTTTTGAACAAAACAAGCCATCCAAATGGGAATATCTCAGTGTTTGACAGTGCTACCTTGGCATCACTTCAT GATAGCAAAGAATTTATCAGTGGTAGGCTCCCCTCGTTTGCTAGTGTCCAGGAAGCAAACCTAGCTTCTAGTGGTTTCAAGACTCAGAAGCAG GAGCAAAATGCAATGTGCAACGTTCCTATCCCTGCTTTCACTGCACGTAATCAAATGTCAGTTGCTGCAACGCAAGGAGCACTGATCCCTCAAAAG ATTCCTTCATGGATCAATGAAAACAAAAGTGAGGGTCCTGTTAGCCATCCTTCTGATGTACAAACCCAACCAAATTCAGCTGGAAATGGTGTTGGCGAGAAGCCACGAGTAAGGGCTCGTCGTGGACAGGCAACTGATCCTCATAGTATTGCTGAACGG CTTCGCAGAGAAAAAATTTCAGATAGGATGAAAAGTCTGCAAGGTCTTGTCCCGAATTCCAATAAG GCAGACAAGGCATCCATGCTGGATGAAATCATTGACTATGTGAAATTTCTTCAGCTTCAGGTCAAG GTCTTGAGCATGAGTAGGCTAGGTGCTCCAGGAGCAGTCCTTCCCCTTCTCACAGAATCTCAGACTGAGGTGCCAAACCTTCTAATTTTCAACTTCCAGGAATCCTTGAAAAAAGTATTGTTGTTTTAG